Sequence from the Helianthus annuus cultivar XRQ/B chromosome 13, HanXRQr2.0-SUNRISE, whole genome shotgun sequence genome:
AATTACATGATCTTCTAATAAACAAAAGATGGTGGGCTTATCATCTTGTGAAACCAAGTTCAAGGCTACCACGACTGCGCTTGTTAAGCCATTTGGTTAAGAGGTCTTTAAAGTGAAATCACGGGAAGAAAAGTGCGACAAGTGGTTATATGAGTTGATAGTAAATCCAGTGTAGTACTTATGAAAAATCTGATATTTCATGGTCGAAGCAAGCATATTGACATGAGATACTTTTTCATTCGAAAATGTGTCAAGAAGGGgcatgttttatttttattttttattctcttaatatataataaaaaactaGAAATTACATCGAGATAGAAGATAAACAGGGTTTGATCTAGTACATTTGTGGAGATGAGCAATGCCAAGATACAATGACTAAGCCACTCGTGAGAATCATGTATACATAAATGCGAGACCTACATTGTGTTGAAGACCTCCAGATTTCAAGTCTAAAATTAGTGGTGATTGTTGGCCGATACCGGCTAATGCCCTGGCTTGAACTCACGGGCTGCGATGATAGGCCGGTTCCGAGCACATGCATATTGGTCTCAAGTAATCAATTAATTAAACCAATTTGAGATAAACCAAATGAGTTGTATGTGATTTATAATAGCTAATTAGATTATTATTAGATAATTATGGGGTTTTATTTATTATCTAATTAGGAGTTTGAGTTAAATCTTTAGTTAAACCTAGTCATAACCTAATCAAAGTTTTGATTTTGGTCATGAGAGTTAAATTAGTTTTAAGCTTTTTTTTCTGGATCAATAATACTAAAGACCTATTTCCTAAACTATGTGTTACTCGTTTTAAGTTTATCTATTACAGACTTGAAAACACTAGTTTGGATGATGAAGACTTTAACAGATTTCTAAGGTTGATACCACAAGAGATCCGAACACAGTTTTGTCCATTCAATATCAGGATACTTTAAATTACAATAGTAAACGACCGACTACATTTTTTCGAATCCTATAAATACAAGGCTTCATATGCATTCATCTTCAATTCTTTCTATTCTATTCATCAGCCATGAATACACCATTAATTTCTAGTTTTCTCCTTGCTCTCTTTCTCATCTCATCTTGCTACTCAGTCACTGCCCAGCCCTTCGACTACCCTACCGCAAAACTTTCCACTACATGGACCAACAAAGAGTCCGCACCCCACTCCGTAACCTTCACAGACGGCTCAACGGTCCGAGCCATCCTCCTTAGAGGATCATTCGGATTTAAGTTTGCCTGTGGGTTCTACTGCAACGGGACCTGCGACACTTACCTCTTCGCAGTCTTCATAGTCCAAACCAACAGCGGGTCGGGTATTGTTGGACCGGCTATCGCGTTCCCTCAAATTGTTTGGTCAGCAAACCGAAACCATCCTGTTAAACTCGGTGCAAAACTAAACCTTAACAAAGCCGGAGATTTAGTGCTCCGTGATGCCGATGGTAGCCTTGTTTGGTCTACCAACACAGCTGGAAAACAAGTTACTGGCATGCAAATAACCGATACTGGAAACCTAGTATTGGTTGATGCTCGTAAGAAGATTGTTTGGCAATCTTTGTTGGATAATCTTGATGTGATGGGTCGACCGGGTACGGGTCAGCGGGCCGGATCTAAACTGGGTTGGATAGAAAAATGACCGT
This genomic interval carries:
- the LOC110897281 gene encoding G-type lectin S-receptor-like serine/threonine-protein kinase At5g24080 — translated: MNTPLISSFLLALFLISSCYSVTAQPFDYPTAKLSTTWTNKESAPHSVTFTDGSTVRAILLRGSFGFKFACGFYCNGTCDTYLFAVFIVQTNSGSGIVGPAIAFPQIVWSANRNHPVKLGAKLNLNKAGDLVLRDADGSLVWSTNTAGKQVTGMQITDTGNLVLVDARKKIVWQSLLDNLDVMGRPGTGQRAGSKLGWIEK